A stretch of Fundicoccus culcitae DNA encodes these proteins:
- a CDS encoding ribonuclease J, translating into MSTIKIIPLGGIREEGKNLYVVEVNESIFVLDCGLVYPEDELLGIDVVIPDFTYLEENAERVVGIFLTHGHADSVGALPYLLASVDVPVFGTELTIELASISARSQGLEDRLENFFKIDENTEIEFEDATISFFRTTHTIPDSVGIVVKTDEGSIVYTGDFKFDPSASEMYQTDFGRLTDIGESGVLALLADSAEAESSVENVSDLKITQEITETFRNSSGRVIVGTIGSNIARIQQVFDAAYESGRTLFIAGEELYEIVDTAIQLDKIVLPSRRIIGQFDQLESTEDNKVVILETGSAGEPLKSIQSMAQGRHPQVTIKEGDLVYITSTPSIAMETLVARTTDIVYSVGGTVKEITDNFKTSGHATPNDLKLLMKFMQPKYVIPVNGEYRKLAAHGKLANEVGISNSNVFIAALGDVIEYKNGTMTMTKQVQAGDVLVDGIGVGDIGNVVLRDRRILSEDGIFVIVATISRRLGRVLVGPQITSRGFVYMKTSLDLIEACSDMTIDILEEHLASDNFDWSNLKSDLREKIGKYLFKETKRRPVVLPIIMEASNYQLPEER; encoded by the coding sequence ATTCCTGATTTCACCTACTTAGAAGAAAATGCTGAACGAGTGGTTGGAATTTTTCTAACCCATGGACATGCTGACTCGGTAGGTGCTTTACCGTATTTATTGGCTTCAGTCGATGTTCCCGTGTTTGGGACAGAACTGACCATTGAATTAGCGAGTATTTCTGCACGATCACAAGGATTAGAAGATCGCTTAGAAAATTTCTTTAAAATTGATGAAAATACCGAAATAGAATTTGAAGATGCAACAATTTCGTTTTTTAGAACAACCCATACCATTCCTGACTCGGTTGGGATTGTCGTAAAAACGGATGAAGGTTCGATTGTTTATACAGGGGATTTTAAGTTTGATCCCTCAGCTTCTGAAATGTATCAAACTGATTTTGGACGTTTAACCGACATTGGTGAGTCGGGTGTTTTAGCTTTATTAGCCGATTCAGCTGAAGCTGAAAGTTCGGTAGAAAATGTGAGTGATTTAAAAATCACACAAGAAATTACAGAAACCTTTCGTAATTCATCAGGTCGCGTGATTGTTGGAACAATTGGTAGTAATATTGCACGTATTCAACAAGTTTTTGATGCGGCTTATGAATCAGGTCGTACGTTATTTATTGCGGGTGAAGAATTATATGAAATTGTGGATACTGCGATTCAACTGGATAAAATTGTCTTACCCAGTCGTCGTATTATCGGTCAGTTTGATCAATTAGAGAGTACCGAAGATAATAAGGTAGTCATTTTAGAAACAGGTAGTGCAGGAGAACCCTTGAAGTCTATTCAATCAATGGCTCAAGGTCGACATCCTCAAGTGACAATCAAAGAAGGGGATTTAGTTTATATTACTTCAACACCTTCAATTGCCATGGAAACCTTAGTGGCTCGTACAACGGATATCGTTTATAGCGTGGGTGGCACTGTCAAAGAAATAACGGATAATTTTAAGACATCAGGACATGCTACACCCAATGATTTGAAATTATTAATGAAGTTTATGCAACCCAAATATGTTATTCCCGTTAATGGAGAATATCGTAAATTAGCAGCCCATGGAAAATTAGCCAATGAAGTAGGTATTTCAAATTCCAATGTGTTTATTGCAGCGCTTGGGGATGTCATTGAGTACAAAAATGGTACGATGACGATGACGAAACAAGTACAAGCAGGCGATGTTTTAGTTGATGGGATTGGTGTAGGCGACATTGGTAATGTGGTTTTACGTGACCGTCGTATTTTAAGTGAAGATGGTATTTTCGTTATTGTGGCTACTATTTCACGTCGTTTAGGCCGTGTTTTAGTTGGACCTCAAATCACATCACGTGGTTTTGTTTATATGAAAACAAGTTTAGATCTCATTGAAGCTTGTTCAGATATGACCATCGATATTTTGGAAGAACATTTAGCCAGTGATAACTTCGACTGGAGTAACTTAAAAAGTGATTTAAGAGAAAAGATTGGGAAGTATTTATTTAAAGAAACCAAACGTCGTCCGGTTGTTTTACCAATCATTATGGAAGCATCTAATTATCAATTACCTGAGGAAAGATAA